The Ornithodoros turicata isolate Travis unplaced genomic scaffold, ASM3712646v1 Chromosome31, whole genome shotgun sequence genome has a window encoding:
- the LOC135373728 gene encoding RNA polymerase-associated protein RTF1 homolog codes for MVKRKKSRVVLESSSGESDSGEDLDEELLMLAKKKQRTDSESSPKKSNEEQQAATYSDSETSESDDDWTVGGGKSNKAKGAKKAVKKPHSSASGSSSSEPEEGEVSGSSSGESGDDDDPEDEEFNDGYDENLMGDEEDQARLAQMTEKEREQELFNRIEKREVLKTRFEIEKKLRLAKKNEQKRKAKKEEGKQEGASASSRSKERRRMVEERKDKLDKKAQAIKDLKAEREKKRKIQAEQQQREEEERKKEEEAAHQSSKKLKASDIYSDDDEDDDDGSASEEERAKSEERSEAGSERRRSSSESEEEEETKKPSIASRQELSKIRLSRHKLERWVHAPFFAKTVVGCFVRIGIGSHNGKPVYRVAQITDVVETAKVYALGRARTNKGLRLKHGKQERVFRLEFVSNQDYSDSEFNKWKEVMETENVPFPTSEDVSRKVKDIEGALNYEYKEADVERIVTEKQRFKRNPHNYAMRKTQLMKQKEMADLAGDDEEAQRLAGELDRLEERARDLDKQRTSTISAISYINERNRLKNIVEIERAILEESKLNKEKADDPFTRRKCAPSLVTKTRPVAEVKPLQETPKVVQPVTAQKLQSASAEETPSQRSDQDMFSAHDFDIKIDLDVSASAAPSPVARPSGGVRPSAPKRSLNLEEYKKLRGLI; via the coding sequence ATGGTGAAACGTAAGAAAAGTCGGGTCGTGCTAGAGTCTAGCAGTGGTGAAAGTGACAGTGGCGAGGACCTCGACGAAGAGCTTTTGATGCTGGCTAAGAAAAAACAGAGGACAGATTCTGAAAGCTCTCCAAAGAAATCGAACGAAGAACAACAAGCAGCCACGTACTCGGACTCTGAAACTTCTGAAAGCGACGATGACTGGACGGTTGGTGGTGGGAAAAGCAACAAGGCTAAAGGCGCCAAAAAGGCGGTCAAAAAGCCGCATTCATCAGCCAGCGGCAGTTCATCATCCGAGCCTGAAGAGGGTGAAGTCTCCGGGTCTTCATCTGGAGAGAGCGGCGATGACGACGATCCGGAGGACGAGGAGTTCAATGATGGATATGACGAAAACCTCATGGGAGACGAGGAGGATCAGGCAAGGCTGGCTCAGATGACAGAGAAAGAACGTGAGCAGGAGCTCTTTAACCGAATCGAGAAGCGGGAGGTACTTAAGACACGTTTTGAGATAGAGAAGAAACTACGACTGGCCAAGAAAAATGAGCAGAAACGCAAggcgaagaaagaagaagggaaGCAAGAAGGGGCTTCTGCCAGCTCGAGGAGTAAGGAGCGCCGGCGGATGGTAGAAGAACGAAAAGACAAGCTGGACAAAAAAGCTCAAGCCATCAAAGACCTCAAGGctgagagagagaagaaaaggaagataCAAGCGGAGCAACAGCAGAGGGAAgaagaggaaaggaaaaaggaggaggaggccGCACACCAGAGCTCAAAGAAGCTCAAAGCCAGCGACATCTATTCCGACGATgatgaagacgacgacgacggcagTGCCTCCGAGGAAGAGCGAGCAAAGAGTGAGGAGCGCAGCGAGGCGGGCTCGGAACGACGCAGGTCCAGCTCGGAGagcgaagaagaggaagagaCCAAAAAGCCGAGCATTGCCAGCCGCCAAGAATTGAGCAAGATTCGCCTTTCGCGGCATAAGCTCGAGCGCTGGGTGCACGCACCGTTCTTTGCAAAAACTGTAGTGGGCTGTTTTGTGCGAATTGGTATCGGTTCCCACAATGGCAAACCGGTCTACAGGGTCGCACAGATAACTGACGTGGTAGAGACGGCTAAAGTGTACGCGTTGGGTCGCGCTCGTACAAACAAGGGACTTCGACTAAAGCACGGAAAACAGGAACGTGTGTTTCGTCTGGAGTTTGTTTCTAACCAGGACTACAGTGATTCGGAGTTCAACAAATGGAAAGAAGTGATGGAAACGGAGAACGTGCCATTTCCAACCAGCGAGGATGTGTCGCGTAAAGTGAAAGACATCGAAGGGGCTCTCAACTACGAGTACAAGGAGGCAGACGTGGAGCGTATCGTGACCGAGAAGCAACGCTTCAAGCGCAATCCGCACAACTACGCCATGCGCAAGACGCAGCTCATGAAACAGAAGGAAATGGCGGACTTAGCGGGTGACGATGAAGAAGCACAGCGCCTGGCGGGAGAGCTAGACCGTTTGGAAGAGCGTGCCCGTGACCTTGACAAGCAGCGCACCAGCACAATCAGTGCCATCAGTTACATTAACGAACGCAATCGCTTGAAGAACATAGTTGAGATTGAGAGGGCAATACTGGAAGAGTCAAAGCTGAACAAGGAGAAAGCAGACGACCCTTTCACGCGCCGAAAATGTGCTCCCAGCCTCGTCACGAAGACGAGGCCCGTCGCAGAAGTGAAACCGCTGCAGGAGACTCCCAAAGTGGTACAACCAGTCACAGCACAGAAACTGCAGTCAGCGTCTGCCGAGGAAACGCCGTCTCAGAGGAGCGACCAGGACATGTTTTCCGCTCACGATTTTGACATCAAGATAGATCTGGACGTTTCGGCATCGGCGGCGCCCTCCCCGGTTGCGAGGCCCTCGGGTGGCGTACGGCCGTCGGCGCCAAAGAGGTCTCTCAACCTGGAAGAATACAAGAAGTTGCGGGGCCTCATCTGA